One region of Vitis vinifera cultivar Pinot Noir 40024 chromosome 1, ASM3070453v1 genomic DNA includes:
- the LOC104882344 gene encoding two-component response regulator-like APRR2: MEENRDPLARRVPSFAQGKRILLVDRDASSLTYISSVLESHSYKVTTIELESVAMSMFAENKDEFDAVMVDMNMKDMTSLEFVRRILLTKNYTPIILMSSMGNEAVVSQALIDGACHFLEKPIPNDQLLQIWQHVHRVKKLSEVEQDVGRGSSTGIGEGATIKEKGEKGIAHTNDTSQEGTASRTKRCTDIQIREEGNDCRPATGVELQGIDPKGKNKKVEGEVGLVGLETRDFKLPIGLTMDGIDQLRMEAKEKRGCSKRKRPSIDDGEKGKYQRNECSENSHSKGKSPSGEVGSERNLNSCTSEAKQSTCRTTDLTIKLTSSIRELGEEWANPKAIQDTMNGPNLTQCQISSHLQRHKSNKTQVQSMSDSREDATTPLLSSGNATAFNISSRTGASQSQEQQGLVGIEAKFSLELKMGDGRRPGSSQISEREPFPGEKGKAPPQNFPTKYGWQNPIPFNSSSHRQNLVPGTNSFAYAPNTNVPTGTITGEAMPPLAHGARSANPAIANDLRTGHVSSDEGELECLTAWLRNSSNEDDPHIQPFDGSYK; this comes from the exons ATGGAAGAGAACCGGGATCCACTAGCTCGGAGAGTCCCAAGCTTTGCGCAGGGGAAGCGGATTCTTCTGGTGGATCGTGATGCTTCATCACTGACGTACATCTCTTCTGTACTGGAGTCTCATTCATACAAGG TAACAACCATAGAACTAGAATCTGTTGCCATGTCCATGTTTGCGGAGAACAAGGATGAATTTGATgcggttatggttgacatgaatatgAAGGATATGACAAGCCTCGAATTTGTCAGACGAATACTTCTTACAAAGAATTACACGCCCATCATTT TGATGTCCTCCATGGGTAACGAGGCTGTTGTAAGTCAAGCCCTAATTGACGGGGCGTGTCACTTTCTTGAGAAACCAATTCCTAACGATCAACTGCTGCAAATATGGCAACATGTGCATCGGGTGAAGAAGCTCtcagaagtggaacaagatgtGGGTAGAGGATCCAGCACTGGGATAGGTGAGGGTGCTACGATCAAAGAGAAGGGTGAGAAGGGTATTGCACATACAAATGATACATCTCAAGAGGGTACTGCCTCCAGGACTAAGAGATGTACAGACATTCAGATCAGAGAGGAGGGCAATGACTGTAGACCTGCCACTGGAGTTGAGTTGCAGGGGATTGATCCAAAAGGGAAGAACAAGAAAGTAGAAGGGGAAGTTGGCCTGGTTGGTCTGGAGACGCGCGATTTCAAACTACCTATAGGACTAACCATGGATGGCATAGATCAATTGAGGATGGAAGCTAAAGAAAAACGAGGATGCAGCAAGAGAAAGAGACCCAGTATTGATGATGGAGAAAAAGGAAAGTACCAGAGAAATGAGTGCTCTGAAAACTCTCATTCCAAGGGTAAAAGCCCCAGTGGAGAGGTTGGGAGTGAACGCAACCTCAATAGTTGCACTTCTGAGGCAAAACAATCTACATGTAGGACTACAGATCTTACAATAAAGTTAACATCATCCATTCGTGAACTTGGCGAAGAAT GGGCTAATCCAAAAGCAATACAAGATACTATGAACGGGCCCAATCTGACCCAATGCCAGATTTCAAGCCATCTGCAG AGACACAAAAGTAATAAAACCCAAGTTCAGAGCATGTCAGACAGCCGTGAGGATGCCACAACACCACTTCTGTCCTCTGGGAATGCAACAGCTTTCAATATCAGTAGCAGGACAGGAGCTTCTCAATCCCAGGAGCAGCAAGGCTTAGTTGGAATTGAGGCTAAATTCTCATTGGAATTGAAAATGGGCGATGGCAGGCGACCAGGGTCAAGCCAAATAAGCGAGAGGGAACCCTTTCCCGGCGAAAAAGGAAAGGCTCCTCCTCAAAATTTTCCTACCAAGTATGGTTGGCAAAACCCAATCCCATTCAATAGCTCGAGTCACAGGCAAAACTTGGTCCCAGGGACGAATTCTTTTGCCTATGCACCCAATACAAATGTTCCTACAGGCACTATTACAGGGGAAGCTATGCCACCACTGGCTCATGGCGCCAGATCAGCAAATCCTGCTATAGCCAATGACCTCAGGACAGGCCACGTTTCATCAGATGAAGGTGAGCTGGAGTGCTTGACTGCATGGTTAAGGAATTCCTCAAACGAAGACGATCCACATATACAACCATTTGATGGGTCATACAAATAA